A region of the Pirellulales bacterium genome:
AAGCAAAAACGCGACTTGCGCGCTGCATGCCAGGATCTTGGTTTTGCCGCGCGCAGTTGATTCGGGGCGCCGCGCGCTCCTTGACCATCGGCGCAGGCCGCACCTATAATCCGCGGTTTGCATGCCTCGCACGCCCCACGTTCCGGCCGGCGTTTCCTCCCTCAGCGATAGAGCGAGCGATGAAGATTCACGAGTTTCAAGCGAAAGAGATTCTCCGCAAGGCCGGCGTCGCCGTGCCCCGCGGCATCGTGGCGAAAACCGCAGCCGAAGCCGCCGAAGCGTTTCGCACGCTGGGCGGGTCACTGGCCGTGGTCAAGGCCCAAATCCATGCCGGCGGACGTGGCAAGGGAACGATCAAAGACAATGCCAAGCAGCACGGTGTCGAACTGGTGCGCAGCGCCGACGATGCGGCCCGCGTGGCGGGCAACCTGATTGGCCACGCGCTGGAGACGATCCAAACCGGCCCGGCCGGCCAGACCGTCCGCCAGGTATTGGTCGAAGAAGGCTGCGACATCGCCCGCGAGTTGTACTTGGGTATCGTCGTTGATCGCGCGGCGGCGGGTCCGGTGCTGATGGTCTCGCAAGAAGGGGGCATGAACATCGAAGACGTCGCGGCCAAGACGCCCGAGCTGATCTATCACGAACGCTTCAGCCCCACGGCCGGTCTGGAAAGCTACCAGGCCCGCAAGCTGGCGGCCAAGCTAGGGCTGAAGGGAGCCAGCGTCGCCTCGGCAGAGAAGTTCATGAAGGGGCTTTGCCGCGTATTCGTGCAGAGTGATTGCAGCCTGGCCGAGATCAATCCACTGGTTGTCACCAGCGCCGGCGACCTATTGGCGCTCGACGCCAAGATGACCTTCGACGATAACGCCATGTTCCGCCATAAGGATCTGGCCGAATACCGCGACATGTCCGAGGAAGAGCCGGCCGAAGTTCGCGCCGCCACCGCGGGACTCAGCTATGTCAAGCTCGAAGGCAATATCGGCTGCCTCGTCAATGGCGCCGGGTTGGCCATGAGCACCATGGATCTGATCAAGCTGCACGGCGGTTCGCCGGCCAATTTTCTCGATGTCGGCGGTGGGGCGAATGTCGATCAAGTGACCGAGGCCTTCCGCATCCTGCTTTCGGACAAGAACGTCAAGGCCGTGCTCGTGAACATCTTCGGCGGGATCATGCGTTGCACCACCATCGCCAACGCCGTCGTGGCCGCCTACAAGA
Encoded here:
- the sucC gene encoding ADP-forming succinate--CoA ligase subunit beta, with the protein product MKIHEFQAKEILRKAGVAVPRGIVAKTAAEAAEAFRTLGGSLAVVKAQIHAGGRGKGTIKDNAKQHGVELVRSADDAARVAGNLIGHALETIQTGPAGQTVRQVLVEEGCDIARELYLGIVVDRAAAGPVLMVSQEGGMNIEDVAAKTPELIYHERFSPTAGLESYQARKLAAKLGLKGASVASAEKFMKGLCRVFVQSDCSLAEINPLVVTSAGDLLALDAKMTFDDNAMFRHKDLAEYRDMSEEEPAEVRAATAGLSYVKLEGNIGCLVNGAGLAMSTMDLIKLHGGSPANFLDVGGGANVDQVTEAFRILLSDKNVKAVLVNIFGGIMRCTTIANAVVAAYKTVGFNVPLVVRLEGTEVDEGRKILATSGASIISAEGLTDAAKKVVAAAVA